The proteins below come from a single Oncorhynchus gorbuscha isolate QuinsamMale2020 ecotype Even-year linkage group LG12, OgorEven_v1.0, whole genome shotgun sequence genomic window:
- the LOC123990817 gene encoding thrombomodulin-like, with product MRDTVGIVVALTFLLRVKGEAPRGGYCIEKQCFAVFQDQVDFGTAQKHCEDNNGHLMTVRSLISHSILLILLGIHTGNYWIGLHLPSGQCPDQALGLRGYRWITGDNETKFQNWGHFDDVCSSNCISVSKYDFEWKEQPCNSKIDGFICEYKLDSPCKHVMVKGDESVLYDNPLGFKGDNLLVLPLGTIATLKSLGSKYICNVEQWIQAPWNCEVFNGGCSHDCSSVNHEPVCTCPPGKTLQDNNVTCEYALNDPCHDSGCAHLCQKKDDSYACMCHHGYALAEDGKECKDIDYCVEDRQCPGQNSECVNRPTLGGFECRCQKGYELENDTCVDVDECFMGPCEHECTNTIGSYICSCFDGFISKTEDANRCQLLCLAEECPTECDRSKTYQCYCPIGYLLDDRNGSSVCVDIDECEMDSYCHSNCTNTYGGYLCSCDEGFDLVGEYDCVERESSEGSGFTTPYTPSAKHPTERPFTVKAGGLLGMIVCIVVVILVMIVLIHLILKRRGNLDIAFESQGVGNHDLQQVSTDKYHKLSFDRHFII from the coding sequence ATGAGGGATACTGTAGGAATAGTCGTTGCGTTAACATTCCTTTTGAGAGTCAAGGGGGAAGCCCCTCGTGGCGGATACTGCATCGAGAAGCAGTGCTTTGCGGTTTTCCAGGACCAAGTCGACTTTGGAACGGCACAAAAACATTGTGAGGATAATAATGGACATTTAATGACAGTGCGATCTTTGATATCGCATAGCATCCTTTTAATATTACTCGGTATCCATACTGGAAATTATTGGATTGGTTTGCATCTACCGAGCGGGCAATGCCCCGACCAAGCGTTGGGTTTACGAGGGTACAGGTGGATAACTGGAGATAATGAAACGAAGTTCCAGAACTGGGGACACTTTGATGACGTTTGCTCTTCAAACTGCATTTCAGTATCAAAATACGACTTTGAATGGAAGGAACAGCCATGCAACAGTAAAATAGATGGATTTATTTGTGAATATAAACTTGACAGTCCTTGCAAACATGTCATGGTAAAAGGGGACGAATCCGTTCTGTACGACAACCCATTGGGATTCAAGGGAGACAACCTACTGGTATTACCCCTGGGAACCATTGCAACGCTCAAATCCCTCGGATCGAAATACATATGTAACGTTGAACAGTGGATACAAGCACCATGGAATTGCGAAGTATTTAATGGTGGCTGTTCGCATGACTGTTCCTCAGTTAACCATGAACCTGTATGCACCTGTCCACCTGGAAAAACTCTCCAGGACAACAACGTCACATGTGAATACGCGCTAAATGACCCCTGCCATGACTCAGGGTGCGCGCATCTCTGCCAGAAAAAAGATGACAGCTACGCTTGCATGTGTCACCATGGGTACGCACTGGCAGAAGATGGGAAGGAGTGCAAAGACATTGATTATTGTGTCGAGGATAGGCAGTGCCCGGGACAGAACAGTGAATGTGTCAATAGGCCTACTCTTGGTGGATTTGAATGCAGATGCCAGAAGGGATATGAGTTGGAAAATGACACATGCGTCGATGTGGATGAATGCTTCATGGGTCCATGTGAGCACGAATGCACGAACACGATAGGCAGTTACATTTGCTCCTGTTTTGATGGATTCATTTCAAAGACAGAAGACGCCAACAGGTGTCAATTACTTTGTTTAGCAGAAGAGTGTCCCACAGAATGTGATCGTAGTAAAACATATCAATGTTACTGTCCAATAGGTTACTTACTCGATGACAGAAACGGGTCGTCAGTTTGTGTCGACATAGATGAATGTGAGATGGATTCCTACTGCCACAGTAATTGCACAAATACTTATGGAGGTTACCTGTGTTCTTGTGACGAGGGATTCGACTTGGTTGGTGAATATGATTGTGTTGAGAGAGAATCATCTGAGGGTTCAGGTTTTACGACACCATATACACCAAGTGCCAAGCATCCAACTGAGCGTCCTTTCACTGTAAAGGCGGGAGGTCTTCTTGGAATGATAGTATGTATTGTCGTTGTTATTTTGGTGATGATTGTACTTATTCACCTTATACTGAAACGTCGAGGTAATTTAGACATTGCTTTCGAAAGCCAAGGCGTTGGTAATCACGATTTGCAGCAAGTCTCAACGGATAAGTACCACAAATTGTCATTTGACAGACATTTTATAATATGA